Proteins encoded in a region of the Pelobates fuscus isolate aPelFus1 chromosome 11, aPelFus1.pri, whole genome shotgun sequence genome:
- the LOC134577876 gene encoding chloride channel protein ClC-Kb-like — protein sequence METFVIEQTENEKTLLRKDVFRPWPKTRRFVKVCLGGIKQVLFRVGDDWYFLFALGVIMAMISFTMDFTVSRMLNAHRWLQQELKGNMLLRYLSWTVYPIALVAFSTGFAQSITPHSGGSGIPEMKTILTGVILEEYLTIKNFGAKVVGLTCTLAAGSTMFLGKVGPFVHLSSMIAAYLGRMRSSVTGDYENKSKEHEMLVAAAAVGVSTVFGAPISGVLFSVEVMSSHFAIRNYWRGFFSAACGAFMFRVLAVFNSEQETISAVFKTNFKISFPFDLPETFFFMILGAICGVVGCAYLFCQRWLLRYVRINRFTSKLLSSDKPVYSALVALLMASITFPESLGQFLASRLSMKELLTSLFDNRTWWTLSQNASLERPAEVDPNNLWLEWANPQFTIFGTLLFFIIMKFWMFILATTLPMPAGYFMPVFVFGAAIGRLVGETVSYIFPNGINSDGVINPIIPGGYALAGAAAYSGSVTHSLSTALLAFEATGQIAHILPVILAVLVANAITQKFQPSFYDGTIIVKKLPYLPRIRSRQINSYKVNTETFMNTDVKVLSTEASFDDVLTVMTSSEDLEFPVVENTESLILVGKVMRSQLRRFLETHESQQHLQMSDSKITCQGTLRDGCSIEPVTFQLSTWTSLHEAHHLFELLSLQHVFVTKFGKIVGSVTRNELRKAIEDLANPK from the exons ATGGAGACGTTTGTGATTGAACAGACGGAAAACGAGAAAACGCTGCTTCGAAAAGATGTGTTTCGTCCTTGGCCCAAAACACGGCGCTTTGTTAAAG TGTGTCTAGGAGGCATTAAACAAGTCCTTTTCCGCGTTGGTGATGATTGGTATTTCCTCTTTGCTCTTGGCGTTATCATGGCAATGATCAGTTTTACCATGGATTTCACCGTCTCCCGGATGCTGAACG CTCACAGATGGCTGCAGCAGGAGCTGAAAGGCAATATGTTGCTCAGATATCTCTCTTGGACCGTCTACCCTATTGCCTTGGTTGCTTTTTCTACTGGTTTTGCACAAAGCATCACTCCTCATTCTGGAG GTTCTGGTATCCCTGAAATGAAGACGATTCTCACTGGTGTAATTTTGGAAGAATACCTCACAATCAAGAACTTTGGGGCCAAAGTGGTGGGTTTGACATGTACCCTGGCAGCTGGAAGCACGATGTTTCTTGGAAAGGTG GGTCCATTTGTCCATCTTTCCAGCATGATAGCGGCGTACCTTGGGCGGATGAGGTCCTCTGTCACTGGTGATTATGAG AATAAAAGCAAGGAACACGAAATGCTTGTGGCAGCCGCAGCTGTGGGAGTCTCTACAGTGTTTGGAGCGCCAATCAGTG GTGTTCTATTCAGCGTAGAAGTGATGTCATCCCATTTTGCGATCAGGAATTACTGGCGGGGATTCTTCTCTGCAGCCTGTGGGGCATTTATGTTCCGTGTGCTAGCCGTGTTTAACAGCGAGCAAG aaaCCATCAGTGCAGTGTTTAAAACCAACTTCAAAATCAGTTTTCCATTTGACCTCCCAGAGACTTTCTTTTTCATGATTTTGGG GGCAATCTGTGGGGTCGTGGGTTGCGCATACCTGTTCTGCCAGCGATGGCTGCTGCGATACGTCCGAATTAACCGTTTCACCTCCAAGTTGTTGTCATCAGA TAAACCTGTGTATTCAGCTCTGGTGGCACTTCTGATGGCATCTATCACGTTCCCAGAGAGCCTGGGTCAATTTCTGGCTTCACGG CTTTCCATGAAAGAACTTCTCACCTCACTCTTCGATAATCGGACATGGTGGACACTTTCCCAGAATGCCTCACTGGAGAGACCAGCAGAAGTGGATCCCAACAACCTGTGGCTGGAATGGGCAAATCCTCAGTTTACCATTTTTGGCACATTGCTCTTCTTTATTATCATGAAG TTCTGGATGTTTATCTTGGCCACCACCCTGCCCATGCCAGCTGGGTATTTCATGCCAGTCTTTGTCTTTG GTGCTGCAATTGGACGGCTAGTGGGGGAAACTGTATCCTACATATTTCCAAACGGCATAAACTCAGATGGTGTCATTAACCCCATCATACCTGGAGGTTACGCGCTGGCAG GAGCGGCTGCTTATTCTGGGTCCGTTACACATTCACTCTCGACTGCGCTTCTTGCATTTGAAGCCACTGGTCAGATCGCACACATCCTTCCAGTGATTCTCGCAGTGCTGGTCGCCAACGCCATCACCCAGAAGTTCCAACCATCATTCTATGATGGCACCATCATTGTGAAGAAACTACCCTACTTGCCGAGGATACGCAGCCGGCAAATAAA CTCCTACAAGGTGAACACTGAGACGTTTATGAACACAGATGTCAAGGTCCTATCCACAGAGGCCAGCTTTGATGATGTCCTCACGGTAATGACTTCATCTGAAGATTTGGAATTCCCTGTGGTGGAGAATACAG AGTCGCTCATTCTGGTGGGAAAGGTAATGAGATCACAGTTGAGACGATTTCTGGAGACTCACGAATCCCAGCAGCACCTACAGATGAGTGACAGTAAG ATAACATGCCAGGGGACCCTCAGGGATGGATGTTCTATCGAACCCGTTACCTTCCAGTTATCCACCTGGACGTCTTTGCATGAA GCGCATCATCTGTTTGAGTTGCTGAGTCTCCAACACGTGTTTGTCACCAAATTTGGCAAGATTGTAGGAAGTGTTACCAGGAACGAG CTCAGGAAAGCCATTGAAGATCTTGCAAACCCAAAATGA
- the FAM131C gene encoding protein FAM131C isoform X2: MKPPTTLPDTPQPTAESAPTESPEEEEEEEETEEGDGELGQKCFKTPNGFMCESKANSNNYDITELATSSLIGLVQTIKDHITKPTAMARGRVAHLIEWKGWSAPQSGWDPSLTDEDNYSDLTDELKEARFAAGVAEQFAITEATLSAWSSLDDEEMQYGLGSQEVRQIQDLESLYLQGRLLSYAHGACGSDLGGSLPGLSHSSAISLAVAPQQLRPAEAWDVSEVRPMQSVFHCPLFNAARSSSSDNAKIPAAGEGDIAPESCKPRLNNSLHYVDSSSQSEDEVFYN, from the exons ATGAAGCCACCCACCACATTACCAGACACCCCCCAGCCAACAGCAGAATCAGCTCCGACTGAGAGtccagaggaggaagaggaggaggaggagacagaggAAGGAGATGGGGAGCTTGGACAG AAATGCTTCAAGACTCCCAATGGCTTTATGTGTGAGTCCAAAGCTAACTCCAACAACTATGATATCACTGAGCTGGCTACCTCCTCGCTCATTG GCCTTGTGCAAACCATTAAAGATCACATCACCAAGCCGACTGCCATGGCACGTGGACGAGTGGCCCACCTCATTGAGTGGAAGGGCTGGAGTGCACCGCAGTCTGGCTGGGATCCCTCACTGACTGATGAAGACAATTACTCTGACCTGACCGATGAACTGAAGGAAGCGCGTTTTGCAGCAG GTGTCGCTGAGCAATTCGCCATCACTGAGGCAACGTTAAGTGCTTGGTCCTCCCTTGACGATGAAGAAATGCAGTATGGGCTGGGGTCTCAAGAGGTTCGGCAGATTCAAG ATCTGGAGAGCCTCTACCTCCAGGGGCGGCTGCTGAGTTACGCTCATGGTGCCTGTGGCTCCGATCTTGGTGGGAGTCTTCCCGGCTTGTCTCACTCATCAGCTATATCCTTGGCTGTAGCACCTCAGCAGCTGCGCCCCGCAGAGGCATGGGATGTTTCCGAGGTGCGGCCAATGCAGTCGGTTTTTCATTGCCCGCTGTTTAACGCAGCCAGGAGTAGCAGTTCGgataatgccaaaataccagcgGCAGGTGAAGGAGACATCGCTCCTGAATCCTGCAAACCACGACTCAACAACTCACTGCACTACGTAGACAGTAGCTCCCAATCCGAAGATGAGGTGTTTTATAACTAG
- the FAM131C gene encoding protein FAM131C isoform X1 — protein sequence MAHGCQLFGMGSCISKELFFSGHKEVHSSNNNMKPPTTLPDTPQPTAESAPTESPEEEEEEEETEEGDGELGQKCFKTPNGFMCESKANSNNYDITELATSSLIGLVQTIKDHITKPTAMARGRVAHLIEWKGWSAPQSGWDPSLTDEDNYSDLTDELKEARFAAGVAEQFAITEATLSAWSSLDDEEMQYGLGSQEVRQIQDLESLYLQGRLLSYAHGACGSDLGGSLPGLSHSSAISLAVAPQQLRPAEAWDVSEVRPMQSVFHCPLFNAARSSSSDNAKIPAAGEGDIAPESCKPRLNNSLHYVDSSSQSEDEVFYN from the exons AGCTTTTTTTCAGTGGTCACAAGGAAGTACATTCATCCAACAACAACATGAAGCCACCCACCACATTACCAGACACCCCCCAGCCAACAGCAGAATCAGCTCCGACTGAGAGtccagaggaggaagaggaggaggaggagacagaggAAGGAGATGGGGAGCTTGGACAG AAATGCTTCAAGACTCCCAATGGCTTTATGTGTGAGTCCAAAGCTAACTCCAACAACTATGATATCACTGAGCTGGCTACCTCCTCGCTCATTG GCCTTGTGCAAACCATTAAAGATCACATCACCAAGCCGACTGCCATGGCACGTGGACGAGTGGCCCACCTCATTGAGTGGAAGGGCTGGAGTGCACCGCAGTCTGGCTGGGATCCCTCACTGACTGATGAAGACAATTACTCTGACCTGACCGATGAACTGAAGGAAGCGCGTTTTGCAGCAG GTGTCGCTGAGCAATTCGCCATCACTGAGGCAACGTTAAGTGCTTGGTCCTCCCTTGACGATGAAGAAATGCAGTATGGGCTGGGGTCTCAAGAGGTTCGGCAGATTCAAG ATCTGGAGAGCCTCTACCTCCAGGGGCGGCTGCTGAGTTACGCTCATGGTGCCTGTGGCTCCGATCTTGGTGGGAGTCTTCCCGGCTTGTCTCACTCATCAGCTATATCCTTGGCTGTAGCACCTCAGCAGCTGCGCCCCGCAGAGGCATGGGATGTTTCCGAGGTGCGGCCAATGCAGTCGGTTTTTCATTGCCCGCTGTTTAACGCAGCCAGGAGTAGCAGTTCGgataatgccaaaataccagcgGCAGGTGAAGGAGACATCGCTCCTGAATCCTGCAAACCACGACTCAACAACTCACTGCACTACGTAGACAGTAGCTCCCAATCCGAAGATGAGGTGTTTTATAACTAG